The Nocardioides pantholopis genome window below encodes:
- a CDS encoding PLD nuclease N-terminal domain-containing protein, translating into MIRFLPAVLVFVLWVFCVVDVIGTPERRVRHLPKVAWIILVLFFPLVGSLAWLVVGRSGRERPLTREQGAAPGFPEYERPGRAAAADPEKDAEFLRQVRERAEEQRRRYEAERRRREEAETDPEPEADAG; encoded by the coding sequence ATGATCCGGTTCCTGCCCGCCGTGCTGGTCTTCGTGCTGTGGGTCTTCTGCGTCGTCGACGTGATCGGCACTCCCGAGCGGCGGGTCCGGCACCTGCCGAAGGTCGCCTGGATCATCCTCGTGCTGTTCTTCCCGCTGGTCGGGTCGCTGGCCTGGCTGGTGGTCGGCCGGTCCGGCCGGGAGCGGCCGCTCACCCGCGAGCAGGGCGCGGCCCCCGGGTTCCCGGAGTACGAGCGCCCCGGCCGGGCCGCGGCCGCCGACCCCGAGAAGGACGCGGAGTTCCTGCGCCAGGTCCGCGAGCGGGCCGAGGAGCAGCGGCGCCGCTACGAGGCCGAGCGGCGCCGCCGCGAGGAGGCGGAGACCGACCCGGAGCCGGAGGCCGACGCCGGCTGA